The Haloplanus sp. CK5-1 genome contains a region encoding:
- a CDS encoding bacterio-opsin activator domain-containing protein: MGSASPSLATVREVVESLGPPGTPVTTAEVAAEFDCTARTVYNKLDALVEDGAIETKKVGARGRVWWQPPSAVGGSGDRGPATGSTARADRVRRRLEEERDMFADGPAVVFRWTPDADAGWPVEYVTENVEDVLGYTPEAFVSGAVTYADLLLDEDADRVAREVETHTERMADRFSHDPYRVRTRDGETKWVEDTTKIVRDDDGEVVNYLGYLIDITERKCNEVALQRTNDALHRLTEASRELLNTDTAAFDRRAAAVTEAVLDVDHATVWRYDGDTGELLAETTDDTSGTVAERSPRTDWLADPVREAFLANEVDVVHDVDEDGSTLGSYVLLPLGRHGVVCAGSTDPDRFDRRWLDLAETLGATIEAAWDRVESERRLADRNDKLQALDRLNSLIREIDQALVEADTVDAIDEAVCETLAAADEYAFAWIGERDLESGAVVPREWAGVDEGYLRSLEIGTGASGIEPDPIAAALERREVQVVSDVAIDSRATAWRDATLERGARSCIAIPLVYNESLCGVLAVYSDRPQPDGRDHTVLTELGETIAHAIDAVETKRTLLTDDVTEVTVAIRDAGNPFVALSRATGGELEFDGLVPRHDGGSRLFWTARDVATGDVCDAARSHPDVTEIAARRDDADSLFDASVAGPTVVSRVVDGGGVVRSLTAAPEGTVSAVVDLPTSTTVRSFVEHLRTVYPEVDLVKRRTRDRPIATRRDLRESLADRLTDRQWEVLETAYQGGFFESPRVRTGEELAETLGIAPSTFSYHLREAERRLSAFVFERV, encoded by the coding sequence ATGGGTTCCGCCAGTCCCTCGCTCGCGACCGTTCGAGAGGTCGTCGAGTCACTCGGACCGCCGGGAACGCCGGTGACGACCGCCGAAGTCGCCGCGGAGTTCGACTGCACCGCCCGGACCGTCTACAACAAGTTGGACGCACTGGTCGAGGACGGTGCCATCGAGACGAAAAAGGTCGGCGCTCGCGGCCGCGTCTGGTGGCAGCCGCCGTCCGCAGTCGGTGGATCGGGTGACCGAGGGCCGGCCACCGGATCGACGGCGCGAGCGGATCGGGTCAGGCGGCGACTCGAAGAGGAGCGCGACATGTTCGCCGACGGCCCGGCGGTCGTCTTCCGGTGGACGCCCGACGCCGACGCGGGGTGGCCCGTCGAGTACGTCACCGAGAACGTCGAGGACGTCCTAGGGTACACGCCCGAAGCGTTCGTGTCGGGCGCGGTCACGTACGCCGACCTGTTGCTGGACGAGGACGCCGATCGGGTCGCGCGGGAGGTCGAAACCCACACCGAGCGGATGGCCGACCGGTTCAGCCACGACCCCTACCGAGTGCGGACCCGGGACGGGGAGACGAAGTGGGTCGAGGACACGACGAAGATCGTCCGCGACGACGACGGAGAGGTCGTCAACTACCTGGGGTATCTGATCGACATCACCGAGCGAAAGTGCAACGAGGTAGCACTCCAGCGGACGAACGACGCCCTCCACCGTCTCACGGAGGCGAGTCGGGAGCTCCTGAACACCGACACGGCGGCGTTCGACCGTCGCGCGGCGGCGGTCACCGAAGCCGTCCTCGACGTCGACCACGCGACGGTGTGGCGATACGACGGGGACACGGGCGAACTCCTCGCGGAGACGACGGACGACACATCCGGAACGGTGGCGGAGCGGTCCCCCCGCACCGACTGGCTCGCCGATCCGGTCCGGGAAGCGTTCCTCGCGAACGAGGTCGACGTCGTGCACGACGTCGACGAGGACGGCTCGACACTGGGAAGTTACGTGCTCCTCCCACTGGGACGACACGGGGTGGTCTGTGCCGGATCGACCGACCCAGACCGGTTCGACCGCCGGTGGCTCGATCTCGCGGAGACGCTCGGGGCGACGATCGAGGCGGCGTGGGACCGTGTCGAAAGTGAGCGGCGACTGGCCGATCGAAACGACAAACTCCAGGCGCTCGACCGGTTGAACAGCCTGATCCGCGAAATCGATCAGGCGCTGGTGGAGGCCGACACCGTCGACGCGATCGACGAAGCCGTCTGTGAGACACTGGCGGCGGCCGACGAGTACGCGTTCGCGTGGATCGGCGAGCGCGACCTAGAGAGCGGGGCGGTCGTCCCGCGGGAGTGGGCCGGCGTCGACGAGGGGTATCTCCGGAGCCTCGAGATCGGAACGGGAGCGTCGGGGATCGAGCCGGATCCGATCGCCGCCGCCCTGGAGCGGCGGGAGGTACAGGTCGTCTCCGATGTCGCCATCGACTCCCGGGCGACGGCCTGGCGGGACGCGACCCTGGAACGTGGGGCGCGTTCGTGTATCGCCATTCCACTCGTGTACAACGAGTCGCTGTGTGGCGTCCTGGCAGTGTACTCCGATCGCCCCCAACCCGACGGACGGGACCACACCGTTCTGACTGAACTGGGGGAGACGATCGCTCACGCCATCGACGCGGTCGAGACCAAGCGGACGCTGTTGACCGACGACGTCACCGAGGTGACGGTAGCGATACGGGACGCCGGCAACCCCTTCGTGGCCCTCTCGCGAGCCACGGGAGGAGAGCTCGAATTCGACGGGCTCGTCCCTCGACACGACGGCGGAAGTCGGCTGTTCTGGACGGCCCGGGACGTCGCCACCGGGGACGTGTGCGACGCGGCACGGAGCCACCCGGACGTCACGGAGATCGCCGCCCGTCGCGACGACGCGGACTCCCTATTCGACGCGAGTGTCGCCGGCCCGACCGTCGTGTCGCGTGTCGTCGACGGCGGTGGCGTCGTCCGCTCGCTCACCGCCGCGCCCGAGGGAACGGTCTCCGCCGTCGTCGACCTTCCCACGTCGACGACCGTTCGATCGTTCGTCGAACACCTGCGAACCGTCTACCCGGAGGTCGACCTCGTGAAACGACGGACACGGGACCGACCGATCGCGACACGCCGGGATCTGCGAGAGTCGCTCGCGGACCGCCTCACCGACCGACAATGGGAGGTCCTCGAAACCGCGTATCAGGGTGGCTTCTTCGAATCCCCCCGCGTCCGAACCGGCGAGGAGTTGGCCGAGACACTGGGTATCGCACCGTCGACGTTCTCCTACCACCTCCGGGAGGCGGAGCGGCGGCTCTCGGCGTTCGTGTTCGAGCGTGTCTGA
- the trkA gene encoding Trk system potassium transporter TrkA, with translation MYVVIVGAGTVGSSIARSLSDTHDVAVVDLDGSLIDSLMYDADILGITGDGTDVGVLREADIGRADIVIASTDDDETNLVVCGTAKTIGDPLAIARVKRDKFVRTWEASMGAFGVDHMVATNLLAAETITRIVGLPAAEDVETFAGGLVQMAEFEIDPTSPIAGQTVEDADRYESLTFAAVFRDTEDEVVIPRGDTVLQAGDDVVVIGSPESVRTFAHAVAPGVESAENVLVIGGSDVGYHTARLLQEQGLTPRLVERDPDRAREIAEDLAGTTVLESDATDRGFLERERVEDVDVAVTALDSDEKNLLAALLAERLGADRTVATVEAPEYVDLFEEVGVDVAINPREAAAEELTRFTREHRAESVAILEDDRAEVLEIEIDADSILVDRPIRESVADLPAGAVIGAITRDGTFVIPRGDTVIERGDHVVLFVDTACLDEASDKL, from the coding sequence ATGTACGTCGTGATCGTGGGTGCCGGGACGGTCGGGTCGTCGATCGCTCGGAGTCTCTCGGACACCCACGACGTGGCCGTCGTCGACCTTGACGGCAGCCTGATCGACTCACTGATGTACGACGCCGACATCCTCGGGATCACCGGGGACGGCACCGACGTCGGTGTCCTGCGGGAGGCGGACATCGGCCGGGCCGACATCGTCATCGCCAGCACCGACGACGACGAGACCAACCTCGTCGTCTGCGGGACGGCGAAGACCATCGGCGATCCCCTCGCGATCGCGCGGGTCAAACGCGACAAGTTCGTCCGGACGTGGGAGGCGTCGATGGGGGCGTTCGGGGTCGACCACATGGTCGCGACGAACCTCTTGGCCGCCGAGACGATCACTCGGATCGTCGGGCTCCCCGCCGCGGAGGACGTCGAGACGTTCGCCGGCGGCCTCGTCCAGATGGCGGAGTTCGAGATCGATCCGACGAGTCCGATCGCGGGCCAGACCGTCGAGGACGCCGATCGCTACGAGTCACTGACGTTCGCGGCCGTGTTCCGCGACACCGAGGACGAGGTCGTGATCCCGCGTGGGGACACCGTCCTGCAGGCCGGCGACGACGTCGTCGTCATCGGCAGCCCGGAGAGCGTCCGCACGTTCGCCCACGCGGTCGCACCGGGAGTCGAGAGCGCGGAGAACGTCCTCGTCATCGGCGGGAGCGACGTCGGGTACCACACGGCCAGACTCCTCCAAGAGCAGGGGCTGACACCCCGACTCGTCGAGCGTGACCCCGACCGCGCCCGCGAGATTGCCGAGGACCTCGCCGGCACGACGGTCCTGGAGAGCGACGCGACCGACCGAGGGTTCCTCGAACGGGAGCGTGTCGAGGACGTCGACGTCGCCGTCACGGCCCTGGACAGCGACGAGAAGAACCTCCTCGCCGCACTGTTGGCCGAACGACTCGGGGCCGATCGGACCGTCGCGACCGTCGAAGCGCCCGAGTACGTCGACCTCTTCGAGGAGGTCGGCGTCGACGTGGCGATCAACCCGCGCGAGGCCGCTGCGGAGGAACTCACGCGGTTCACCCGCGAACACCGCGCCGAGAGCGTCGCCATCCTCGAAGACGACCGCGCCGAAGTGCTGGAGATCGAGATCGACGCCGACAGCATCCTCGTGGACCGACCCATCCGCGAGTCGGTCGCCGACCTGCCGGCGGGTGCGGTCATCGGGGCGATCACCCGCGACGGCACGTTCGTGATCCCACGCGGGGACACCGTGATCGAGCGTGGCGATCACGTCGTCCTGTTCGTCGACACCGCCTGTCTGGACGAGGCGAGCGACAAACTGTAA
- a CDS encoding alpha/beta fold hydrolase has protein sequence MELHHVRRGAGEPLVLVHGLGGSWRTWDPVIDELAADRDVIAVDLPGHGETPPPPGETSIDGLADAVESFLGDEGLKGVDVVGNSMGGRLVLELARRGAVGATVALAPGGFWEGWERHFFYATLAPSIRLVRLLQPVMGRITDSAVGRTLLLLQLSARPWDLPPDVAREEMRTFADSPSFDELLYGLAFGPGQSGSDSTPGPVVIGWGRSDRVTLPRQAKRAAARFPEARFHWFEDAGHYPHWDAPAEAVDLILTATGDDA, from the coding sequence ATGGAGCTCCACCACGTCCGGCGTGGCGCGGGCGAACCGCTCGTCCTCGTCCACGGTCTGGGCGGCAGTTGGCGCACGTGGGACCCCGTCATCGACGAACTGGCCGCCGACCGCGACGTGATCGCGGTCGACCTCCCCGGGCACGGCGAGACGCCACCTCCGCCCGGCGAGACGTCGATCGACGGCCTCGCCGACGCGGTCGAGTCGTTCCTCGGCGACGAGGGCCTCAAGGGCGTCGACGTGGTCGGCAACTCGATGGGCGGACGGCTCGTCCTCGAACTCGCCCGCCGCGGTGCCGTCGGCGCGACGGTGGCACTCGCTCCCGGTGGCTTCTGGGAAGGGTGGGAGCGACACTTCTTCTACGCGACGCTCGCCCCCTCCATCCGACTCGTCCGCCTCCTCCAGCCCGTGATGGGTCGGATCACGGACAGCGCCGTGGGCCGAACGCTACTCTTGCTCCAACTCTCGGCCCGACCGTGGGACCTGCCGCCCGACGTTGCCCGGGAGGAGATGCGGACCTTCGCCGACTCTCCCTCGTTCGACGAACTCCTGTACGGGCTTGCCTTCGGCCCCGGCCAATCCGGGAGCGACTCCACGCCCGGACCGGTCGTGATCGGGTGGGGACGCTCGGATCGGGTCACCCTTCCCAGGCAGGCGAAGCGGGCGGCAGCTCGCTTCCCCGAGGCGCGCTTTCACTGGTTCGAGGACGCCGGCCACTACCCCCACTGGGACGCCCCCGCGGAGGCCGTCGACCTGATCCTCACGGCGACCGGCGACGACGCGTGA
- a CDS encoding DUF7344 domain-containing protein: MTQRTVDSSLDVTFDVLGDGYRRRLLVTLSEREPRHATDALDSAENAEARIDVRHRHLPKLVDAGFVEWDRETDELWRGKHFDEVRPLLELLSTDDDDDRL, from the coding sequence ATGACACAACGAACAGTCGACTCGTCGCTGGATGTAACGTTCGACGTACTCGGGGACGGATACCGTCGACGGCTGTTGGTCACCCTGTCGGAGCGGGAGCCACGGCACGCGACGGATGCTCTCGACTCCGCCGAGAACGCCGAGGCGCGAATCGACGTCCGACACCGGCACCTCCCGAAACTCGTCGATGCGGGGTTCGTCGAGTGGGACCGGGAGACGGACGAACTGTGGCGTGGGAAACACTTCGACGAGGTACGCCCACTGCTCGAACTGCTGTCGACCGACGACGACGACGACCGGCTCTGA
- a CDS encoding DUF7548 family protein: MRTEQAAAALGIAGCVAVVVSLVLPYVTASGWGAALGRYYAAGPLGVWGLVFLALVGVVVFLAGIRGRTDPTTAAGIALAIGVVALLIALVWALSVSLDPLFGYPGSWITDHRWIVVAATAVVPLAAALYARSVLAS, encoded by the coding sequence ATGCGCACCGAGCAGGCCGCCGCCGCGCTGGGTATCGCCGGCTGTGTCGCGGTCGTCGTCTCGCTCGTCCTCCCCTACGTGACCGCCTCCGGATGGGGGGCCGCACTCGGGCGGTACTACGCCGCCGGTCCCCTCGGGGTCTGGGGACTGGTCTTCCTGGCGCTGGTGGGTGTCGTCGTGTTCCTCGCCGGGATCCGCGGTCGAACCGACCCGACGACTGCGGCTGGCATCGCCCTCGCCATCGGCGTCGTCGCCCTCCTGATCGCGCTCGTGTGGGCGCTGTCGGTATCGCTCGACCCGCTCTTCGGATACCCCGGATCGTGGATCACCGACCACCGCTGGATCGTCGTCGCTGCGACGGCCGTCGTCCCCCTCGCGGCCGCACTGTACGCCCGGTCGGTGCTGGCGTCCTGA
- a CDS encoding phospholipase D-like domain-containing protein, whose amino-acid sequence MTKREFEATVEFDDGSTADLEMAADKSWDSFLNYFGDAQHVYCVTYSQSPAFIYKMFQNQDLAVDSLEVIVGDNQHDDYRRSLKNTNNAKKIAAQLESLRQDGDLLIHTVDSARVLLHTKLYIVENQDWSRTLICGSANLSKQAWQGSKQTNVNIAWRTDGDTPVDEWFERLYAFHKDYAMPFMEDLTEEIEDAETAEQEAKIYDIWLGGDEFSDDPVAELNARLDEAVDDDQVNTYNVVTDAEEAEKAVFAAEDTDTDPTEISPDKRARLSPQGLEDAISNLDDTLSANNIRINDGEIVATLAGIARYKETFTGYPDLNVDRDENNVELRVDDSVLELTAPLPDDPQEVADTLDLIEQYIETVGEFGETRTPKETRVHFHEGIIYLCWAPFADYCAYRYAEYESAELDKDLPFLFLHGDNDSGKGMFLRFGTRLISNGYVQEVTTGDDFVKDNIERDRASDTVFPYIVDDVAKSKIDRDIIKSYWEGKWDGSIQMPTFIFSSNDSTKPKSELRTRMKTLDFNVNFSELKKDEREAAAQIAGQADSCNLFPWFAHLFLQRDISLPDQSDRLADARDVFAELYAYAEKEPPEYVPLEKPAEQKHDPGRRKWISALSDGLCELDFKDDGRIVADFSAHLDQQQCWEFQKTTPAHIRAGIYGPAVQFESANRFQNWIDEPSVIEDARRDTETAADDTGVLSRVTRLVRG is encoded by the coding sequence ATGACCAAGAGAGAATTCGAAGCAACAGTCGAGTTCGATGACGGCAGCACCGCCGATCTGGAGATGGCTGCCGACAAATCATGGGATAGTTTCCTGAACTACTTCGGTGACGCCCAGCACGTCTACTGCGTCACGTACAGTCAGTCCCCGGCATTCATCTACAAGATGTTTCAGAATCAGGATCTCGCAGTGGACTCGCTGGAGGTCATCGTCGGGGACAACCAGCACGACGACTACCGGCGCTCGCTGAAGAACACGAACAACGCAAAGAAAATCGCCGCGCAACTGGAATCACTGCGCCAAGACGGTGATCTACTCATCCACACCGTCGATTCCGCACGCGTCCTGCTTCACACGAAACTCTACATCGTCGAGAACCAAGACTGGTCTCGCACACTCATCTGTGGGTCGGCGAACCTCTCCAAGCAGGCTTGGCAGGGGAGCAAGCAAACCAACGTCAACATCGCCTGGCGTACCGATGGAGACACGCCCGTCGACGAGTGGTTCGAACGGCTATACGCGTTCCACAAGGACTACGCGATGCCGTTCATGGAGGATCTCACCGAGGAGATCGAGGACGCCGAAACGGCAGAACAGGAGGCGAAGATCTACGATATCTGGCTGGGTGGCGACGAGTTCAGTGACGACCCGGTCGCCGAGCTGAACGCCCGGCTCGACGAAGCAGTTGACGACGACCAAGTCAATACGTACAACGTCGTCACCGACGCCGAAGAAGCAGAGAAAGCGGTTTTCGCCGCTGAAGATACAGACACCGATCCAACCGAAATCAGTCCGGACAAGCGTGCCCGCCTCTCCCCGCAGGGCCTCGAAGACGCAATCTCGAATCTGGACGACACGCTGTCTGCCAATAACATCCGAATCAACGACGGCGAAATCGTAGCGACACTCGCCGGCATCGCGCGGTACAAAGAGACCTTCACAGGGTATCCAGACCTCAACGTCGATAGAGACGAGAACAATGTCGAATTGCGGGTTGACGACTCCGTCCTTGAACTAACAGCACCGCTGCCGGACGATCCGCAGGAAGTCGCTGACACACTCGACCTGATCGAGCAGTACATCGAAACTGTCGGCGAGTTCGGTGAAACGCGAACACCAAAGGAGACGCGGGTACATTTCCACGAAGGAATTATCTACCTCTGCTGGGCTCCGTTTGCTGACTACTGCGCTTATCGCTACGCCGAATACGAGTCTGCAGAGCTGGACAAGGATCTACCGTTCCTGTTCCTCCACGGTGACAATGACAGCGGAAAAGGCATGTTCCTGCGGTTCGGGACGCGTCTCATCTCGAACGGGTACGTACAGGAAGTTACGACCGGAGACGACTTCGTCAAAGACAACATCGAGCGGGATCGTGCGTCGGACACCGTTTTCCCGTACATCGTTGACGACGTGGCGAAGTCGAAAATCGACCGGGACATCATCAAGTCCTACTGGGAGGGGAAGTGGGACGGGTCTATCCAGATGCCGACGTTCATTTTCTCCTCGAACGACTCCACGAAGCCGAAATCCGAACTCCGCACTCGGATGAAGACGCTGGATTTCAACGTCAACTTCTCCGAACTGAAGAAGGACGAACGCGAAGCAGCCGCGCAGATCGCGGGGCAGGCAGACAGTTGTAACCTGTTCCCGTGGTTCGCCCACCTGTTCTTACAGCGGGATATCTCGCTTCCGGACCAGTCGGATCGGCTCGCGGATGCTCGGGACGTGTTCGCAGAGCTGTACGCGTATGCCGAAAAGGAACCACCAGAGTACGTGCCACTGGAGAAACCCGCCGAGCAGAAGCACGATCCGGGGCGTCGGAAGTGGATCAGTGCGCTGTCCGACGGACTGTGCGAACTCGATTTCAAGGATGACGGACGGATCGTCGCCGATTTCTCGGCACATCTGGACCAGCAGCAATGCTGGGAGTTCCAGAAGACCACGCCAGCCCATATCCGGGCGGGTATTTACGGGCCGGCGGTTCAGTTTGAAAGCGCGAACAGGTTCCAGAATTGGATTGATGAGCCCAGTGTGATTGAAGATGCACGACGCGATACCGAGACAGCCGCTGACGACACCGGTGTGCTGTCTCGGGTCACGCGGCTCGTCCGCGGGTAA
- a CDS encoding NYN domain-containing protein: MTDIHTNQRVAVLADAQNLYHSAQSLYSRNIDYSALLSKAASDRELVRAIAYVIRADSPEEERFFEALQDIGFETKIKNIKTFGDGSKKADWDVGISLDAVTLANHVDVVVLCTGDGDFSRLCSHLRHEGVRVEVMAFGSSTADELVAAADSFLDLAEREETFLL, from the coding sequence GTGACGGATATTCACACCAACCAGCGCGTCGCGGTGCTCGCGGACGCGCAGAACCTATATCACTCCGCACAGAGTCTCTACTCTCGGAACATCGACTACTCGGCCCTGCTGTCGAAGGCAGCCTCGGACCGGGAACTCGTCCGTGCCATCGCCTACGTCATCCGGGCGGACTCCCCCGAGGAGGAGCGCTTCTTCGAGGCGCTCCAGGATATCGGCTTCGAGACGAAGATCAAGAATATCAAGACGTTCGGCGACGGGAGCAAGAAGGCCGACTGGGACGTGGGGATCAGCCTCGACGCCGTGACGCTCGCGAACCACGTCGACGTCGTCGTGTTGTGTACCGGCGACGGCGACTTCTCACGCCTCTGTTCGCACCTGCGTCACGAGGGGGTTCGCGTCGAAGTGATGGCGTTTGGCTCCTCGACGGCCGACGAACTCGTCGCCGCCGCGGACTCCTTCCTCGACCTGGCCGAACGCGAAGAGACGTTCCTACTCTAA
- a CDS encoding transposase encodes MSSATLQDDPSVESFFNAVETETLALFEHLSFEFLEGFDVFAPAETGRTRDLEPPEMMRGFLHCYYKNIYGIRPVARELNNTVVWLSCSFDRPPSRDAVDRFLTDLEHVVDRVFDHLVEQAALRGLLDLTYSIDSTDVRAMPADPDASKCYDPTDDEYYYGYGCTIVSTGQKIPIAAEFTESKQAPEETAMRVTRDALAVGKPMWMLGDSAYDTLDWHDHLLAAGVVPVAPYNPRNTDDPKDIEYRVEDRIEKHSNDVQLKQSTLDETYNRRSGVERTNESVKGCGLGRTHARGRVHARAQVFLALCLRLVVAITNYERGDNPGSTIITV; translated from the coding sequence ATGAGTTCAGCGACCCTGCAAGATGATCCTTCGGTAGAATCGTTCTTCAATGCCGTGGAAACGGAGACGTTGGCGTTGTTCGAGCACCTCTCCTTCGAGTTTCTTGAAGGGTTCGACGTGTTCGCCCCGGCGGAGACGGGGCGAACACGAGATCTTGAGCCGCCCGAGATGATGCGTGGCTTTCTCCATTGCTATTACAAGAACATCTACGGTATCCGTCCGGTTGCACGAGAACTGAACAACACCGTTGTCTGGCTCAGCTGTAGCTTCGATCGACCGCCGTCGAGAGACGCGGTCGATCGATTCCTCACTGATCTTGAGCACGTTGTTGACCGGGTCTTCGACCATCTCGTCGAGCAGGCCGCCTTGCGGGGCCTGCTCGACTTGACGTATTCTATCGATTCAACCGACGTGAGAGCGATGCCCGCCGATCCAGACGCATCGAAGTGCTATGATCCAACCGATGACGAGTACTACTACGGCTACGGCTGCACGATCGTCTCAACCGGGCAAAAGATCCCGATTGCAGCCGAGTTCACCGAGAGCAAACAAGCACCAGAAGAGACGGCGATGCGCGTCACGCGTGACGCGCTCGCCGTCGGGAAACCGATGTGGATGCTTGGAGACAGTGCCTACGACACGCTCGACTGGCACGACCACCTGCTGGCCGCAGGGGTCGTGCCAGTCGCTCCGTACAATCCACGAAACACCGACGACCCGAAAGATATCGAGTACAGGGTAGAAGACCGCATTGAAAAACACAGCAACGACGTTCAGCTGAAGCAATCAACGCTAGACGAGACGTACAACCGCCGGAGTGGCGTCGAACGAACCAACGAATCAGTCAAGGGCTGCGGCCTCGGGCGAACGCACGCCCGAGGCCGCGTCCATGCACGAGCGCAGGTGTTCCTCGCGTTGTGTCTGCGCCTCGTCGTCGCAATCACCAACTACGAACGCGGAGACAATCCGGGAAGCACAATCATCACGGTGTGA
- a CDS encoding restriction endonuclease translates to MRTGLGEFFRGLLSDSTYTHSDWDERHLLNRDWRQFEELIAVLWEDMGYDTRLQQGRKDGGVDVIAEATNRIPFSDPPKIAIQAKRWTQKVEEPLVRDLFGVQCGGHRHSSTDVFDESVLVTSSGRTDDRSGFTQGARQFAEENGVELIDGETLLELLNESNLSPLRLGRKPGNKWHLRESPRCGWSHKFDENRSYAHTAEKVFNTEERLIEATDTYVSVTTDEVCEACLNLRRE, encoded by the coding sequence ATGCGCACTGGACTGGGGGAATTCTTCAGAGGCCTTCTCTCCGACAGTACCTACACGCATTCCGACTGGGACGAACGACACTTGCTGAACCGTGACTGGCGGCAGTTCGAGGAACTGATCGCGGTGCTGTGGGAGGATATGGGCTACGACACACGACTACAGCAAGGAAGGAAGGACGGGGGTGTCGACGTCATCGCCGAAGCGACCAACCGGATCCCGTTTTCCGATCCCCCGAAGATAGCGATCCAGGCGAAACGATGGACACAGAAGGTCGAAGAGCCCCTGGTTCGGGATCTGTTCGGTGTCCAGTGTGGGGGGCACCGTCACTCGAGTACGGACGTGTTCGACGAATCGGTCTTGGTGACCAGTTCGGGACGCACTGACGATAGGTCCGGATTCACTCAGGGTGCACGGCAGTTCGCGGAGGAGAACGGCGTGGAACTGATCGACGGGGAAACGCTGCTAGAGCTACTGAACGAGTCGAACCTCAGTCCGTTGCGACTCGGGCGGAAGCCGGGGAACAAGTGGCACCTTCGGGAATCGCCACGCTGTGGGTGGTCACACAAGTTTGACGAGAACCGATCGTATGCTCACACGGCCGAAAAGGTGTTCAACACGGAGGAGCGTCTGATCGAAGCCACCGACACGTACGTCTCGGTCACGACCGACGAGGTCTGTGAGGCCTGTCTGAACCTGCGTCGCGAGTAA